In the genome of bacterium, the window GAGCGAGAGATTTAACAACGATGGTGTGATCGACAGTGCAGTTTGGTATGCCGATTCGGTTTGTTTGTATTTCAGCATGAGTGCTGCCGCGTCCCAATCCTGCACTTCGGAGATTCGTGTAGTCGTTTGCAGGGAGCGGGTTCCCCAATAGTCGGCAGCAGAAGTTAACCGGTTCACCCATTCGCCGACATCGGCGCGGGCGGCAGAGATATTCGCTTTTGCGAGATCGAGATTTGGTAACGCATCGGTCACGTCAGTCGCGGTGCCGTTGCGAAGGTTGTCGCGTAATTGAATCACCGCCGAGAAAATATCGTTAACACCCGAACTGCCGGAGATTTGAAACGTGCTGCCGGTGATAGCTGTTGGAATCGCTTCGCCCGGCCCGATATCGCGCAGCACTGGCGTATTAATTGCGATCCAATCCGCCGAGACGCTGGTAATCGAAGTGTCAGCATTGGTTCCCGCTGTGAACGGCTGGGTGTTTCCGCGAGCGCCACCAAAGAGATAACGACCGTCCGCTTGCCGGTTTCCTACCGAAACCATTTCCCGCAGCAATTGATCGACGTCGTCGGCAAGCGCGGCGCGTTCCGCATCGGTAAGTGCGCCATTTCCTCCGGCGACTGCCTTTGCTCGCGCCGATGAAAACAGTTCGTCGAACCGGCTGAGCGCTTGTTCGGTAGCCGCCAACTGGTTTTTTGCTGCACTGATGTTCCGAAGATATTGGTCGGAGCTTTTCTGTTCGGAAGCAAGTGTAACCAATTCCGAGGAAGCGGCGGGATCGTCGTCGACTGAGTCGATTCGCTTACCGGTCGCGCCGCCGGTCTGTAGTTCAGCGAATTCGTTGAAACGACGCTGTAACTCATACAGTCCGCGGTCAAACAGCGTATTTTGGGTAACCCGCATCGTCGTATCCTTAGATTGCCAACAACGTGTCCATCATCGAGGACAAGGTTGTGTATGCCTTACTGGCGGCTGCGAATGCTTGCTGATGTTTCAACATTGACATCGTTTCTTCGTCGACCGATACCGAGCTTACTGAACTCTGCCAAGCACTAAGTTGTGATAGTCCCGCTTCGGCTTTGGCGCGATTGGTTTCGGCTACGGATGTAGCATTTCCAACCGTTCCATAAAAATCGCTAATCGTCGCAGTTATAGTTTTCCCATCAAACATCGTTTGTTGCTGTAGCTGTCCAATAGCTCGAGCCGTTAGGCCATCCGATTCCCCTTGTCCCCCGGAGGAAGCAATGCGTCTTACATTCGCGACAATTGATGCATCGAGCCGGAAATCACTCGCGCCACCGATATTCGCAGCAAAGAAGTTGACACCAGTCGATCCATCACTGCCGACGCCCGCTTGGTGGATCGAATTCACTTCCTGGGCAATTTTTACTGCGATGCTGTCGAGTGAAGCTTTCCACTCGGAGGTGGTCTGCAACAGTTCCTTCGCCCCGGCGAACTGACCGCTATTGATAATGACTTCGCGTTGTGTGCCGTCCCATACTACTTTCCCTGCGGCAGTTCCAGATTTATCGAACCGCAAGCGGGTTACATTCTCGCCATCGACTAACGACGAATCGCCAAAATTTACTCGCACTGTTCCAGTGGAATTCGTTTGGATGGTGATGTTACCCCATTGCGACAACTCGTCGAGGGTACGGTCACGTTCGTCAAGTAGATCGTTGGGACTTCTGCCCAGCGATACTTCCCGCGCAATTCGGGTATTTAGTTCCGAAATCGATTGGGCGAGCCGGTTCACTTCGCTTACGCCGTTGCGCATGGTCGATTCCGCTTCATTCGATTGTTCGGTGAGTTTCGTCGCTAACCGTTGAAATTCGTTCGTTAACGATTGCCCGGCACTCCGCACTGAACTGCGTACCGAGATCGATTCCGGGTCGTTCGCCAAATCCTGCCAACTGGCAAAGAAATTCTGGATTGATGTAACAAATCCACCGTCGCTCGGGTCGCCTAAGGCGTCGGAGATTTGCGCGAGCCGTTCCTGTAATACTTCGTTTCTCTGCAGTTCGGAATTCTCGCCGCGCAGGCTTCGGTCGATGTATTCGTCGCGGCTGCGGGTGATGCTCGCAATGTCGACGCCAAACCCGTAGGTATTACCGCCGTCAACTGAATGTTCAAGCGTCTGTAAATTTGCCCGTTGCCGAGTATAACCTTCGGTGGTCGCATTCGCGAGGTTGTGCGAAGTCACTGCCATTCCAGCTTGATGGGAAAGCAGCGCTGAACGAACCGTCATGAGTGAACCAAGCAACGAAGGCATGATTGTTTCCTATAATTTCTTGTTGAGGAGAACTGCGCCGACTGCTCGTTGATTCATTGTTCCACCGGGAGTGTAGGTCACACTCAAATCTCCCGAGTCGATGAGCCACGACACTGACTTCTGTAAGTAGTTGAGTGACCGGTGAACGAGATGGGCGTTCACTTGATTCGCTTTGCGAATCCGCTCTACCAACCGGTTTAGCGATTTCTTCAGTTCACGTAACTCTTCGTCGAATTCACCGAGCGTCATTTCGATCAGACGGGTGAGTGTTAACTCTTCCCCTTCGATCTTGAGTCCCTTCGCAATGGCTACGATGACTTCGATTCGCTTTTGTTCAACATCATGAACCCGGTGCAATAACGATTCCTGATCGCTAACCGTTGCTTCAAACTCGTCATTCCGGTTTTCCAGCAGCAGCACTTTTTGCCGGTCGAGTAGGGTGAGAAACTCCTGCAGCATCGCTTCTTCCTGACGAATTAAGCCGACCAGCGTACGAATTTGCTCATTCATTCTCAGTATCTCCCTCATTTCCCCAGAACTTTTGTACGATGCGATTCTTAATCGCCGTTACATATTGTTGTGTTTCCCGGTAGGGTGGAATGCCGTTATGACGTTTGACTGCTTCCGGACCAGCATTGTAGGCTGCTAATGCCAATTCCACGTTGCCAAAACGATCCAATTGTTTCTTGAGATATTTTGCGCCGCCGCGGATGTTCTCTTCCGGATCGAATATGTTCGTTACGCCAACGCTGTCGGCGGTGCCCGGCATCAGTTGCATCAATCCGCACGCGCCGGATTTGGATACCGCATAGCGCTTGCCACCGGATTCCTGGTGCATCACTGCGCGCAGTAAATTCGCGTCGACTTTTTCTTCCTGCGATATCTTCTCAACCAGTGGATCCCACTGCGTTATTTTTCCAGAAAACTCTTTTTTTGCTTCGAAGGTGGGACTCGTTTTCTTCGCCCGGTCGAGCGCCTCGATGATAACTTTGCGTAATCCGAGCGTACCGCTAAACTGTTCTGCCAGCGCGGTATCAAAAGTCGTATCGAACATCTGCGCTGAGGGATCGGATCCGCTGAACAGATTCGTACTGCCGCGCATTTCCCGGATCATCGTTGCAAGTAGAATCGACTCGAATTGCTTGGCGACTTGCTCTTTTTTACGCTCGTCTTCCTGCGTAGCATTCGGTTTTTTGATCTGCGAAGTGAGACCGGACGGATCGATGCTTTTCACATTGCTCATGGCTGTCTCACAAAATCACCAACTCGGCTTGTAAGGCGCCGGCTGCCTTCAGTGCCTGAAAAATCGCAACGATATCGCGCGGGGTCGCCCCTAATCGATTCAACGCTGCGGCGACATCGCCGACCGAGGCGGTTTGTTCGATGACCTGCATCCCGGTTCCCGCTTGCGCGACATCCAATTCGGTTTGAGTCGTTTGCACCGTGTTGCCTTGTCCGAATTCATTCGGTTGCGAAACCAACGGGGTTTGTTTCACTTTCACCGTCAACGGTCCATGCGCGATTGCGACGGGGAGGATACGGACGTTCGATCCGACAACCACAGTGCCCGTTCGCTCATTGATTACCACGCGTGCTGCTACATCGGTATCCACTTCTAACAGTTCCGCAGTTGCCACCGTATTCATCCAACCGGCAATTGTGCGTAGCGAGTCCGGTAGCCGCATCACGACTGTCGAAGGATCAACCGCTTGTACAACGACTCCGTTACTTTGCGCAAACGAAGCGGTACTCAACTTTTCTGCAATTTTCTTCGCGGTACTGTAATCGGGAGACTTCAAAACAAAGACGGCGGAATCGGTCGTAAAATCGAATTCAAGTGCCCGCGTAAGTGCCATCCCATTTTCAATACGTCCCACTACCGATGGATTTAACGTTTGCCGTTGACCATCTTGCTCGACTGAATAACCGCCGGTGGTAACCGAACCTTGCGCATTGCCGTATACTTCGCCATCGGGACCCTGCAATGGTGTGGCAAGTAAGGTGCCGCCTGCCAGCGAGCGAGCGTCGCCGAGCGAAGAAAGCGATACATCGAGCCGTTGTCCCGCCCGTGCGAAAGGGGCAACTTTCGCCGATACCATGACTGCCGCGACATTTTTCACTCGGACATAATTCGGATCGACCCGAATTCCTAACCGGTCGAGATAACTTGCCAATGTTTGTTGTGTGAATACGGTACGTGAACCGTCGCCGGTGCCTTCCAATCCAATCACCAACCCGTAACCCTGTACTGTCATCGTCGGGGCGGTCAGGACATCGGAGATGTCTTTTACCCGTGTCACCGCGAATGCTTGCATAGCGATGAAGACAAGAAGCAATAGGGCTGTTTTCATTTTTGCGTACATGGTTGGTTCGTTCCTACAACAACCATGAGAAAAACTTGGTTAGGAAACCGGGGCGAGCAGCGTTTTGCAACACCCCTTTCCCCGACACGACCAATTCAGCGCCTGCGATATCATAGCTATACACGGTGTTGTCGGAGCGAATATCCTGCGGTCGAATCTTACCGGTTAGCGTCATCGTTTGTTTGTCGCCATTCACGTCCATGATCCGGTTGCCTTCGATGACCAAATTGCCGCTTTCATCGATATTCGTAATCTGTACACTCAACTTACCGGTGATTTTGCCGCGCCGCATCGTTTCGCCAGTCCCTTTACTCTCATGCTTGAGCGGCATATCCAATCCGGCACCTTGCAGCGATTTCGCTAACGCTCCGGCAGGATTGAATTGCAAATTGGTTTTTGTATCGTTGTTTGTGTTGGTGCCGGCTTCGTTGCTTGCTTCCGAATACTCCATAATGAGTACGGTCAGGATGCCGCCGACTTGCCGCGACCTAACATCCGAATACGGCGATGCATTCGCCCAATCGGCATGACCTTGCGCAAACACTGGCAATGTGATGAGAAGAAAGAGGAAAACCGCTTCAACTCGTTTCATCCGAAACCTCGATCCCTAAGCTCTGACTTTTCCCGAACCGATGACCTTACCCCAAATCGTCTTATTGGCAAGGGTTTTCACCGGTATCCGGTCGCCAATTTTGCCATTCATCATGGCGGTGCCTTCGACTTCTACCGAAAACGACTTTGCATCGGAAAGCACGGTAACCGCATCGTTGCGATGGACGATATACGGCTGCCTCGCCCAACCGACTTCTAAAACATCACCTGGTGTCAATGGACGGGTGGCGATTAACTTCTCGGCATTGTCGGCGGGAAGTGGATTGCCGTTCCGTTTCCACTCCGATGCGATAATTTCAATGGCACCGGATAGTGCGTCACCACTCTTAACGGGTTTGATCACCCGAACAATTTTACCGGTGTGAATGACTTCCAATTTCACCGGTAACGTCTTTCCACGTCGTCCCTGGTGCCATGCTTGCAGCCAAATCGTTGGTTTGCCACTGCGCTCGATTGTGAATGGTTGTACTGTGACACTGTCATACTTCTGCGGCAGCGTCGGTAACGGCTCGATCAATTCCCAAGCGGTTGTCGAAGCCATCTCCGGTTGCCGGTCGAATGCCATTTCCACCGCGCGCCGGATGACGACCTTGTTAGCCTCAGCGCCGATAGCGAACCCAGCGAACAAATAAAGAACCATTACCGAAAGGACGATTTTCATGGTTAATACTTCAGGTTACCGTTTTAACGAATTCACAACCTGCAACATCGAATCGGCCGTGATAATCGATTTGCTATTCGCTTCGTATGCCCGTTGCGCCAGAATCATCGCCACCATCTCTTCGACGACGGCGACATTCGACGCTTCGTAATACCCTTGTACCACTTCGCCGATCCCCTCTTGACCGGGATTCGCTACCGTCGGCATCCCCGACGAAGAGGTTTCTTCAAAGAGATTTTGTCCCAACGGATTCAAGCCGGCGGGATTGACAAATTTTGCTAATTCAAGTTGTCCGACTGTTTCGGTTTGAGCACTACTCAACGTGGTAACGGCAATCGCGCCGTCGCGTCCAATGACAATGCTCGTCGCATCTTCCGGGATTCGAAGCTCCGGTTCCAATCGGTAACCGCCGGACGTGACAACGGTCCCGTCGGAACTTAATTTGAACGTGCCATCGCGAGTGTAGGCGATTCTGCCGTCGGCGCGGGTGACTTGAAAGAAGCCGGTTCCTTCCACCATCACGTCGAGCGGATTATTCGTTTCCGTCGGCGAACCTTGCGTAAAAATCCGGTCGGTGGAGATCGGACGAACGCCGTGCCCCACGGCGATCGGCACCGGCGCGAGGGTGCCGTCGCCCTGTCCCGCGGCTGCGGTGTGAGTCGACTGATAGATCAAATCCTGAAATTGTACCGTCTGCTTTTTGTAGCCGCTGGTGTTCACATTCGACAGGTTGTTGGCAACGGTGTCGATCTTCAATTGTTCTGCGAACATTCCGCTGGCTGCTGTCCGTAAGGCACGTATCATCTTCTTCTCTTATCTTTTGTTGCGTTGATAATCTTTTCTGTCTTCTGTAGCGTAGACAATCTTGTCTGCGATGTCATTGCGAGAGCGCTTCGCGCCGAAGCAATCCCATTTGCAAAACCTAAACTTATCCCGTTCGACCGACGTCGTTAATCGCTGTTCGCATCGTATCGTCAGTTGTTGTTAATGCTTTGGAAATCGACTCGAACATTCGCGACGTCATGATCATGTCGACCATTTCCCGCACCGCATTCACATTGGAATCTTCCAACTGTCCTTGGGCGACTGCGACTCCGCCGGGAATTGTCTGTTCATCCGATGGTTTGACCAGATTATCGCCCATCCGTTCGAGCTTTGCGTCTGCGCTGAACCGGACTAAATCCAACTTTCCGACAACCGAATCATCGATCCGAAGAGTACCGTCTTTCCCTAAAACAATCTCCGCCCCTTTCGGTACGACTAACTCGCCGCCACCTTCCATTCGAACCGGGTAACCGCCTGAGGAAACCAGTTTCCCTTCGTCGTCGAGCATAAAATTGCCGCTTCGGGTGTAGGCGGTTCCGGCAGGCGTTTCGAGTGCGAAATAGCCATCCCCTTCGATACAGAAATCGAGCGGATTTTCGGTGACGTGGACTGCCCCGGACGTTTTCACATCGTACCGTCCGTTCTCGAATTCGTTCCATTTATCGGGACTGCCGCCGGGACGATGGACGACCATTTGATGGTCGAGCAGGGTGCGGAACGCCAACTTTTGCGCTTGATAACCGTCGGTACTGACGTTGGCGAGATTATGTGAGATGGTATCCTGTTGCAGGGCGCGTGCCTGCAGACCAGCGGTAGCATCGTAAAAACCCTTGACCATTGGAACCCCATCCTTTCCCATGGGGAAAAGAGCAAGAGTTATGCCATTGGCATTACAATGTTACGATATTGGTAATAAAGGAGATAAATCGAATTGGAAAACCGGAAGGGGACAGTTTTGGAGTCGGATAGGAAAACCTTACCTACTGTGGAAAAAGGTAACTTGTTGTTCCGAAACACATTTACCCTTGTTCTTGTCTTTGCGAGGAACAAAGGTCGCAACTTTGTGCGACCGAAGAGACGTGGCAATCTCTTCATTTGCAAGGCGATACAGAAACAGTTAACAATTATTATTTTAATAACATCAGTTTCCGCGTTTGAACCTGAGATCCTGCTTGTAACCGACAGAAGTATGTACCGGAAGCGAATGCTTGAGCGTCCCATTGCACCGAGTAACGTCCGGCATCCTGATGAAAATCGATTAACTTCGCGACTTCTTTACCGGTAACATCATAGATTGCCAACCGAACCGGTGATGTTTGCGGTACGTCGTACGTAATCGTGGTCGTCGCATTGAAGGGATTGGGAAAATTTGAGTGTAAGGCGAAGTGAACGGGGGGAGACGATATTGTGCGGTCAACGACCGGTAAAGCTTCTGCGCAATCGAATACTGCGAGATGAGAAAAATTGACTCCATACACAAAATTTCCGTCGACTGCAATCTCCCAAAGCAAACCATCGGAATCATAGTAACCAGCGGTCAGCGGGTGTTCCGGATCGGTAATGTCAATGATTTGTAAACCACCTTGCGAACAAGCGACAAAGAGAAAATTTCCTGATTTCTTTAGAGATATACCTTTACCCCTTAAATTGCATCTCCCAACTTCGTTTGGATGAATTGGATCGTTCACATCGAAGGCTTGTAAGCCGTATTCGAGACTGGCAGTGTAAAGAATATTA includes:
- the flgG gene encoding flagellar basal-body rod protein FlgG gives rise to the protein MIRALRTAASGMFAEQLKIDTVANNLSNVNTSGYKKQTVQFQDLIYQSTHTAAAGQGDGTLAPVPIAVGHGVRPISTDRIFTQGSPTETNNPLDVMVEGTGFFQVTRADGRIAYTRDGTFKLSSDGTVVTSGGYRLEPELRIPEDATSIVIGRDGAIAVTTLSSAQTETVGQLELAKFVNPAGLNPLGQNLFEETSSSGMPTVANPGQEGIGEVVQGYYEASNVAVVEEMVAMILAQRAYEANSKSIITADSMLQVVNSLKR
- the flgK gene encoding flagellar hook-associated protein FlgK, producing the protein MPSLLGSLMTVRSALLSHQAGMAVTSHNLANATTEGYTRQRANLQTLEHSVDGGNTYGFGVDIASITRSRDEYIDRSLRGENSELQRNEVLQERLAQISDALGDPSDGGFVTSIQNFFASWQDLANDPESISVRSSVRSAGQSLTNEFQRLATKLTEQSNEAESTMRNGVSEVNRLAQSISELNTRIAREVSLGRSPNDLLDERDRTLDELSQWGNITIQTNSTGTVRVNFGDSSLVDGENVTRLRFDKSGTAAGKVVWDGTQREVIINSGQFAGAKELLQTTSEWKASLDSIAVKIAQEVNSIHQAGVGSDGSTGVNFFAANIGGASDFRLDASIVANVRRIASSGGQGESDGLTARAIGQLQQQTMFDGKTITATISDFYGTVGNATSVAETNRAKAEAGLSQLSAWQSSVSSVSVDEETMSMLKHQQAFAAASKAYTTLSSMMDTLLAI
- a CDS encoding flagellar protein FlgN, producing MNEQIRTLVGLIRQEEAMLQEFLTLLDRQKVLLLENRNDEFEATVSDQESLLHRVHDVEQKRIEVIVAIAKGLKIEGEELTLTRLIEMTLGEFDEELRELKKSLNRLVERIRKANQVNAHLVHRSLNYLQKSVSWLIDSGDLSVTYTPGGTMNQRAVGAVLLNKKL
- the flgL gene encoding flagellar hook-associated protein FlgL: MRVTQNTLFDRGLYELQRRFNEFAELQTGGATGKRIDSVDDDPAASSELVTLASEQKSSDQYLRNISAAKNQLAATEQALSRFDELFSSARAKAVAGGNGALTDAERAALADDVDQLLREMVSVGNRQADGRYLFGGARGNTQPFTAGTNADTSITSVSADWIAINTPVLRDIGPGEAIPTAITGSTFQISGSSGVNDIFSAVIQLRDNLRNGTATDVTDALPNLDLAKANISAARADVGEWVNRLTSAADYWGTRSLQTTTRISEVQDWDAAALMLKYKQTESAYQTALSITPSLLNLSLINFIG
- a CDS encoding flagellar hook-basal body protein, translated to MVKGFYDATAGLQARALQQDTISHNLANVSTDGYQAQKLAFRTLLDHQMVVHRPGGSPDKWNEFENGRYDVKTSGAVHVTENPLDFCIEGDGYFALETPAGTAYTRSGNFMLDDEGKLVSSGGYPVRMEGGGELVVPKGAEIVLGKDGTLRIDDSVVGKLDLVRFSADAKLERMGDNLVKPSDEQTIPGGVAVAQGQLEDSNVNAVREMVDMIMTSRMFESISKALTTTDDTMRTAINDVGRTG
- a CDS encoding flagellar basal body P-ring protein FlgI, translating into MKTALLLLVFIAMQAFAVTRVKDISDVLTAPTMTVQGYGLVIGLEGTGDGSRTVFTQQTLASYLDRLGIRVDPNYVRVKNVAAVMVSAKVAPFARAGQRLDVSLSSLGDARSLAGGTLLATPLQGPDGEVYGNAQGSVTTGGYSVEQDGQRQTLNPSVVGRIENGMALTRALEFDFTTDSAVFVLKSPDYSTAKKIAEKLSTASFAQSNGVVVQAVDPSTVVMRLPDSLRTIAGWMNTVATAELLEVDTDVAARVVINERTGTVVVGSNVRILPVAIAHGPLTVKVKQTPLVSQPNEFGQGNTVQTTQTELDVAQAGTGMQVIEQTASVGDVAAALNRLGATPRDIVAIFQALKAAGALQAELVIL
- a CDS encoding flagellar basal body L-ring protein FlgH, which gives rise to MKRVEAVFLFLLITLPVFAQGHADWANASPYSDVRSRQVGGILTVLIMEYSEASNEAGTNTNNDTKTNLQFNPAGALAKSLQGAGLDMPLKHESKGTGETMRRGKITGKLSVQITNIDESGNLVIEGNRIMDVNGDKQTMTLTGKIRPQDIRSDNTVYSYDIAGAELVVSGKGVLQNAARPGFLTKFFSWLL
- the flgA gene encoding flagellar basal body P-ring formation chaperone FlgA, with the protein product MKIVLSVMVLYLFAGFAIGAEANKVVIRRAVEMAFDRQPEMASTTAWELIEPLPTLPQKYDSVTVQPFTIERSGKPTIWLQAWHQGRRGKTLPVKLEVIHTGKIVRVIKPVKSGDALSGAIEIIASEWKRNGNPLPADNAEKLIATRPLTPGDVLEVGWARQPYIVHRNDAVTVLSDAKSFSVEVEGTAMMNGKIGDRIPVKTLANKTIWGKVIGSGKVRA
- a CDS encoding transglycosylase SLT domain-containing protein, whose translation is MSNVKSIDPSGLTSQIKKPNATQEDERKKEQVAKQFESILLATMIREMRGSTNLFSGSDPSAQMFDTTFDTALAEQFSGTLGLRKVIIEALDRAKKTSPTFEAKKEFSGKITQWDPLVEKISQEEKVDANLLRAVMHQESGGKRYAVSKSGACGLMQLMPGTADSVGVTNIFDPEENIRGGAKYLKKQLDRFGNVELALAAYNAGPEAVKRHNGIPPYRETQQYVTAIKNRIVQKFWGNEGDTENE